In Symmachiella dynata, the following are encoded in one genomic region:
- a CDS encoding type II secretion system protein: MHYPLRRRNSPQQARRGFTLVELLIVIVIIAILVGLLVPVVMGVMQNARIAQVRQEISQLENAITAFKTTYGVEPPSQFRLYDDFNLYLSVDAAGAGTIEDTARIKSAALIRRMWPQFDFTANRDWDGDSDISATEAYILSGPECLVFFLGGIIPAGPGLPNLNGFSKDPQHPFNDVGSSREGPFLEFAASRVRDNSGNPGFFEYYDPLAGQTNPYAYIHSDDYEFFDPPTNIGTLATYKQSEATGSYYKKNTYQIVSPGFDGLYGYGGVYEEDDAGHDGSIGHINFQYTSYSPSPGTGASDPNRPDNDNITNFAPAELRP; encoded by the coding sequence ATGCACTATCCCCTTCGCCGACGGAACTCGCCGCAACAGGCTCGCCGCGGCTTTACGCTTGTGGAACTGTTGATTGTGATTGTGATCATCGCCATCCTCGTCGGACTCTTGGTACCGGTGGTGATGGGCGTCATGCAAAACGCACGCATCGCTCAGGTGCGGCAGGAAATCTCGCAGTTGGAAAATGCGATCACGGCTTTTAAAACCACGTATGGCGTCGAACCGCCGAGTCAATTCAGACTGTACGACGATTTTAATTTGTACCTGTCTGTGGATGCAGCCGGCGCAGGCACAATCGAAGACACTGCGAGGATAAAGAGTGCCGCACTAATCCGGCGCATGTGGCCACAGTTCGATTTCACGGCAAATCGAGACTGGGATGGTGATAGTGATATCTCGGCGACTGAAGCTTACATCCTGTCCGGTCCGGAATGCCTGGTCTTTTTCTTGGGAGGTATCATTCCAGCTGGACCAGGATTGCCCAACTTGAATGGTTTCTCAAAAGATCCGCAGCATCCTTTTAACGACGTGGGGTCATCTCGCGAGGGACCGTTTTTAGAATTCGCAGCGTCACGTGTTCGGGATAATTCTGGAAACCCTGGCTTCTTTGAATATTATGACCCGCTGGCCGGTCAAACAAATCCCTACGCGTATATCCACAGTGATGATTACGAATTCTTCGATCCTCCCACGAATATCGGTACGTTGGCCACTTACAAACAAAGTGAGGCGACTGGAAGCTACTACAAGAAGAATACCTATCAAATCGTTTCACCAGGCTTTGACGGACTCTATGGCTACGGTGGGGTCTACGAAGAAGACGATGCTGGCCACGACGGGTCGATCGGGCACATCAACTTCCAATATACGAGTTATTCTCCATCACCTGGAACCGGTGCATCGGATCCAAACCGGCCCGACAATGACAACATCACCAATTTCGCACCGGCTGAACTGCGGCCGTAA
- a CDS encoding type II secretion system protein codes for MTSDIPHKRRRGFTLIELLVVLVIISLLAALAIGVIGAVMVNARTAATSATLSKIQGRMKDRIQTLAELDYEQYELLAENEGFQRSNEKKVVARKIAMLEAFPQTWSEFDTLFPELATEITSKYGSNTFTPATESAEVLYYILTEGPIPGRGRRKVISGVGQVQADEFNSSDTADIDGDGLLEFVDGWGNPLRFYRWPTRLVRPDGAGATITAAQLANAQVLIPSLTAANAVKDADDPYDAMADSNDPDQFESAYLTPSTYNVPLVISVGEDGFLGLYEPTDTSNFGNLANYEQTPGNAIDPANFENMYDNISNLNNSAAGN; via the coding sequence ATGACAAGCGATATTCCTCATAAGCGACGGCGCGGATTTACGCTCATTGAGCTGTTGGTCGTGCTGGTGATTATTTCACTCTTAGCTGCGCTGGCGATCGGGGTGATCGGCGCCGTGATGGTCAATGCACGGACCGCTGCCACGTCGGCGACGTTGAGCAAAATCCAAGGACGTATGAAGGACCGCATTCAGACGCTCGCCGAATTGGATTATGAGCAATATGAACTCCTGGCGGAAAACGAAGGCTTTCAACGCAGCAACGAGAAGAAAGTCGTCGCCCGTAAAATCGCCATGCTGGAAGCCTTTCCGCAGACTTGGAGTGAGTTTGACACTCTGTTTCCAGAATTAGCCACCGAAATCACGAGCAAGTATGGATCGAACACATTCACCCCCGCCACCGAAAGTGCGGAGGTGCTGTACTACATTCTCACCGAAGGGCCGATTCCCGGCCGGGGTCGACGCAAAGTCATCTCCGGTGTCGGGCAAGTCCAAGCGGATGAATTCAATAGCTCTGACACCGCCGACATCGATGGCGACGGATTGTTGGAATTCGTCGACGGTTGGGGAAATCCATTGCGGTTTTATCGCTGGCCGACGCGGCTGGTTCGACCGGATGGAGCAGGGGCGACCATTACCGCCGCTCAGCTGGCCAATGCCCAGGTGCTGATTCCGTCACTGACGGCCGCCAATGCGGTCAAAGATGCCGACGACCCGTACGATGCGATGGCCGATTCGAATGATCCGGACCAGTTCGAAAGCGCCTACTTAACACCCAGCACCTACAACGTGCCGTTGGTGATCTCTGTTGGCGAGGACGGTTTTCTGGGCCTCTACGAACCGACTGACACGTCGAATTTTGGAAACCTGGCAAATTACGAGCAGACACCCGGCAATGCAATCGATCCGGCAAATTTCGAAAACATGTACGACAACATCAGCAATTTGAATAACTCCGCCGCCGGTAACTAA
- a CDS encoding prepilin-type N-terminal cleavage/methylation domain-containing protein — translation MRNKHQTNNGDRRGGFTLVEMLIVIAIIAILAAITVTAIYATANSDRIRGAARQMQSAMQGAMAKAARAKKPIGVRLVRDPLDPTGTASQTISSMIFIEQLDDFDEGQILFEEVSGVLRYIHHVNAEPSWEELRNRGLLPDITRIKVTVAGTEQIYIVNTTETGTGDDNADRLILVSPETFTTAIPAGRIVPDPGNANFSFPYSEYKLEMGNGPLANQEPLEMPNGNVIDLSYSQVPAAWLEQQTVPDTTDPIPGGWVKVADLPASNEFILQRQIDIMFSPQGVVTGPLAAAGKIHLLLAEIEDTLVNRAPELAEGENIITSIYTNTGNIAAAPVDKTNPPAYYNFAESGEVAGR, via the coding sequence ATGCGTAACAAACATCAGACCAACAACGGCGACCGCCGCGGCGGGTTTACGCTGGTTGAAATGCTGATCGTGATTGCGATCATCGCCATCTTGGCGGCGATCACGGTGACGGCGATCTACGCCACCGCCAACAGCGACCGCATCCGCGGCGCCGCCCGGCAAATGCAATCAGCGATGCAAGGCGCCATGGCCAAAGCGGCCCGCGCCAAAAAACCGATCGGCGTGCGACTCGTACGTGATCCGTTGGACCCAACCGGGACCGCCAGCCAGACCATCAGCAGCATGATTTTCATCGAACAGTTGGATGACTTTGATGAAGGGCAAATTCTATTCGAAGAGGTTTCCGGGGTATTACGCTACATCCATCACGTCAATGCCGAGCCCAGTTGGGAAGAGCTACGTAACCGCGGCCTGCTGCCTGACATTACACGAATCAAAGTCACCGTTGCGGGAACCGAACAAATCTACATCGTCAATACCACGGAAACGGGTACCGGCGATGACAACGCAGACCGACTCATACTCGTTTCACCCGAAACGTTTACGACGGCTATTCCCGCAGGCAGGATTGTTCCCGACCCAGGAAACGCAAACTTTTCTTTCCCATATTCAGAGTACAAGCTTGAAATGGGGAACGGTCCGCTGGCAAATCAAGAGCCGTTGGAGATGCCCAATGGGAATGTGATTGATCTTTCCTACAGCCAAGTTCCGGCTGCCTGGTTGGAACAACAAACCGTTCCGGACACGACCGACCCCATTCCCGGGGGCTGGGTGAAGGTCGCCGATTTGCCGGCTTCCAATGAATTCATCCTTCAACGACAGATCGACATCATGTTCTCCCCGCAAGGCGTTGTGACAGGGCCGCTCGCGGCAGCGGGGAAGATTCATCTGCTGTTGGCTGAGATCGAAGATACCTTGGTCAATCGAGCGCCGGAGTTGGCCGAAGGGGAGAACATCATCACCTCGATCTATACCAATACAGGCAATATCGCGGCAGCACCAGTGGATAAAACAAATCCGCCGGCGTACTACAACTTTGCGGAATCTGGAGAGGTGGCCGGACGATGA
- a CDS encoding prepilin-type N-terminal cleavage/methylation domain-containing protein, giving the protein MNTNKVKQIMNPISRTPRAVTRPRRGFTLVELLVAVALVLLLMTLFAQIFATATGALSTQRGLAENDQRARRLQTTLASDLSRMTYRALEGTDGIVPILDDFTSPIAWEPVAGMQNGYFYLAENDPNNDTDDVLQFTMQAYGSQVWADADIPPFVGRALFFPNGDAATELDQPEADDGDLSWNDLAGTLEIDTVNENDRGASQFAEVVYFLRHGNLYRRTLLIRQGFAPPASPGLPELNGGNYGGTNTFWNDFDYSAFFDNDAVTPAMVMLDENALNNQTGTTISLGMPKFRFGFWGDFTNAESGMPREFTDVAETNFIGRFTHEETSNPNFLYPGQDVSGGNPHMDRLTALNYDAARGIVTDGTATVAGTAPWDLANGTRRSEDIVLSNVHSFDVQVYDPAVGDFVNLGHSIPGGDFNRENNRNVGADGAPGEAGTDDDGINGTDDDGERGWPGTDDYGNRYDTWHRDAALIGNQGSPYAFMTAGPDGAPGDPGVDDNQNGIDDDAGELGWTGTDDVALRAIKITIRYLDTTSNQMRDLTIVHSFADRDSN; this is encoded by the coding sequence TTGAACACGAATAAAGTCAAACAAATCATGAATCCGATCTCCCGCACACCCCGAGCCGTCACGCGACCTCGACGTGGTTTTACGCTCGTCGAATTGCTTGTGGCGGTGGCGTTGGTCTTGTTGTTGATGACGCTGTTCGCGCAAATTTTTGCAACGGCGACCGGTGCGCTGAGCACCCAACGTGGGCTTGCTGAAAACGACCAACGCGCTCGGCGACTGCAAACAACACTGGCCAGCGACTTAAGCCGCATGACGTATCGCGCGCTGGAAGGCACCGACGGGATCGTCCCCATTCTCGATGACTTTACGTCTCCCATTGCCTGGGAACCGGTGGCTGGAATGCAAAACGGATATTTTTACCTGGCAGAAAATGATCCCAACAACGATACCGACGACGTACTGCAATTCACGATGCAGGCGTACGGTTCCCAGGTCTGGGCCGATGCCGATATTCCCCCATTCGTCGGCCGGGCGTTGTTCTTTCCCAATGGCGATGCTGCCACGGAACTCGATCAACCGGAAGCGGACGACGGAGACCTGAGCTGGAACGACTTGGCCGGTACGCTAGAGATTGACACCGTTAACGAAAACGATCGGGGTGCATCCCAGTTTGCGGAGGTGGTGTACTTCCTGCGGCATGGGAATCTGTACCGGCGAACATTATTGATTCGTCAAGGCTTCGCTCCTCCCGCATCGCCGGGCCTGCCGGAATTGAACGGCGGGAACTACGGCGGGACGAACACCTTCTGGAACGACTTTGATTATTCGGCATTCTTCGACAATGACGCAGTCACACCCGCTATGGTGATGCTGGATGAAAACGCATTGAATAACCAAACGGGCACCACCATTTCGCTGGGCATGCCTAAGTTCCGGTTTGGTTTTTGGGGCGACTTTACCAACGCCGAATCGGGAATGCCTCGGGAATTCACGGATGTCGCCGAAACGAATTTCATTGGTCGCTTCACGCACGAAGAGACTTCGAATCCAAACTTTCTGTATCCCGGCCAGGATGTGTCTGGGGGAAATCCTCACATGGATCGGCTGACCGCACTGAACTACGATGCCGCTCGCGGTATCGTGACCGACGGGACCGCAACAGTGGCGGGAACGGCGCCATGGGACCTTGCCAACGGTACACGCCGGTCGGAGGACATTGTACTGAGCAATGTGCACTCGTTTGATGTGCAAGTCTATGACCCCGCCGTGGGAGACTTCGTCAATCTCGGCCATTCGATACCGGGTGGAGATTTCAACCGGGAAAATAATCGAAACGTGGGAGCCGACGGCGCCCCCGGTGAAGCCGGGACGGACGACGACGGCATCAACGGAACCGACGATGATGGCGAACGGGGTTGGCCGGGTACCGATGATTACGGCAACCGCTACGACACTTGGCATCGGGATGCGGCACTCATCGGAAATCAAGGATCCCCCTATGCCTTTATGACAGCGGGACCAGATGGAGCTCCCGGTGATCCTGGAGTCGATGACAATCAAAATGGAATCGATGACGATGCCGGCGAACTGGGGTGGACCGGTACAGATGACGTGGCTCTCCGCGCAATCAAAATCACGATTCGTTACCTCGATACGACCAGCAATCAGATGCGGGACTTGACGATCGTGCATTCGTTCGCCGATCGCGACAGTAATTAA
- a CDS encoding DUF1559 domain-containing protein, with protein MKRSSQRNVAKCRKGFTLIELLVVIAIIAMLVALISPAVQNAREAARRTQCINRLKNLGLAMHNFANGRNGAFPDLHSTLSYNDGGASDVTRDVAWTYALLGYVDQRPIADNFQGFYDGSSGVLTDHPGRAQLTIFTCPDDLNNSSAPGGLSYVVNGGIGSFPLDGVNPGYLEAGATYPSSGSATGLADPNIPLAGPTYGHDPASSNNVDWNGDASFDSLDQTIAFRTGVFFRPNNLVKMTVDRISRGDGLQNTILITENVNAGADGDWSSPRFANMAFSVNANVDGSGVPQNFGNAVPPRGPLDMSDTIAVPWDGSQLNDANEGILPGASFAPSSGHPGIVVVCWADGRVKALNDTIDQRVYVRLVTPDGTRGGQLVQDDSATE; from the coding sequence ATGAAACGAAGTAGCCAACGTAATGTAGCAAAATGCCGCAAAGGTTTTACATTGATCGAATTACTTGTGGTAATTGCGATCATTGCCATGCTGGTCGCCTTGATCAGCCCGGCCGTTCAAAACGCTCGTGAAGCGGCCCGCCGCACACAATGCATCAACCGCCTGAAAAACTTGGGCTTGGCAATGCACAACTTTGCCAATGGCCGGAACGGAGCCTTCCCGGATCTGCACAGCACCTTGTCGTACAACGATGGTGGGGCTTCGGATGTGACCCGGGATGTCGCCTGGACGTATGCCCTGTTGGGTTATGTTGATCAACGCCCGATCGCGGACAACTTCCAAGGTTTCTATGACGGATCCAGTGGTGTGTTGACGGACCATCCGGGTAGGGCACAGTTGACCATTTTCACCTGCCCGGATGACTTGAACAATTCCAGCGCGCCGGGTGGTTTGTCCTATGTCGTGAACGGCGGAATTGGCTCGTTTCCTCTGGATGGAGTCAACCCTGGCTATCTAGAAGCCGGTGCGACGTACCCGAGTTCCGGTTCAGCGACCGGACTTGCCGATCCAAACATTCCTCTTGCTGGCCCAACGTACGGACATGATCCGGCTTCCTCGAATAACGTCGACTGGAACGGCGACGCCTCCTTCGACTCGCTTGATCAAACGATTGCCTTCAGAACAGGTGTCTTCTTTCGTCCGAACAATTTGGTCAAGATGACGGTCGACCGGATTTCGCGTGGTGACGGTCTGCAAAACACGATACTGATTACGGAAAACGTGAACGCCGGTGCTGATGGCGATTGGTCCAGCCCCCGCTTTGCCAACATGGCCTTCTCAGTCAACGCTAACGTGGATGGTAGCGGCGTTCCGCAGAACTTTGGTAACGCTGTTCCTCCTCGCGGACCGCTAGACATGTCGGATACTATCGCGGTGCCCTGGGATGGTTCGCAACTGAACGATGCGAATGAAGGAATCTTGCCGGGAGCCAGTTTCGCCCCGAGTTCAGGACACCCCGGTATCGTCGTGGTGTGTTGGGCGGATGGTCGTGTCAAAGCTCTGAACGATACCATCGACCAGCGCGTTTACGTTCGTCTTGTCACGCCGGACGGAACCCGTGGCGGTCAGTTGGTCCAAGACGACAGCGCCACGGAATAA